One Leeia speluncae genomic window, TCATTGGTCACCTACCATTTGTTGTAGTATCGGTAACAATTTGTCTTCTGACAGCATTCCTAGCTGTAAGTGCTGAATATTCCCTGCGGAATTTAGTACCAAGGTATACGGCAGTGCGCCGGCTTCATTGCCTAAGCTTGCCATCATCGATGCACCTTGCGCTTCTGCGAGTAATACAGGGAAATTGATCGGGGTATGCTGCATAAAGAGGTTTACATTGTTGGCGTTATCGAGCGCAATGCCAATAAACTGCACATCTTTATCGGCAAACTGCTGCTGGAGGTGGACGAATCCCGGTAATTCTTGCTGGCAAGGTGGGCACCAACTGGCCCAGAAGTTCACAACAACCACTTTGTTGCCTCGCCAGTCAGAGAGTTTTCTTAATTTTCCATCAAGATCGGGTAATTGTTGCTGCCACAAGACTTCTGCAGGAACGCCCTTCGGTGTTTTCGCTGTAGGCGAATGAGAAGAAAGTAGAAAATAGCCTGCTCCACCTGCTAATAACAGGATGGCGAGAATGGCGGTCGCAATGAATGACCTATTTCTCGATGCCATTAGCGATTAGCCTCTGCCACGGCGTTAAGCAAACCTTCTGCCTCAATATAGCCAATGATCGGGGTTGTCGATGGCATTCCTGCCTTGTTAAACAGAATAATGCCCGGCGGGCCAAAGAGATCAAATGCCGCTAATAGCGCCCGATCTCCTTCGGTATTGTTGGTGACATCTGCTCGAAGTAAAACCGTATTGGCTAAGCCTTGTTTCACTTTCACCTGTGAAAAAACCTCTCTTTCCATCTCGATGCAGCTCACACACCAATCTGCATAGAAATCGAGCAAGACAGTTTTCCCTTTTGCATTCGTAATTGCGGCCTTTAATTCCGCTACCGATCGAACTGGTTGGAAGTTTAATTTGTCATTCACTGACGAGTTTACTGAGTCAGTGGTTCCCGCGAGGCCTGCCAATGGTTTACTAAAGTTGTTGCTGCCAGCAAAGGCACCAACCAAATAGGCCGCCCCTGCAATCAGCAAAATGACGCCGACGCCCTTCCAGACTTTGCGAACCATGCTGGTTTTGCTCGGTAATGTATCTAAAGCAGATAAGAACACCGCACTTAAGATGAGTAAAGCGCCTAGCAGCCCCATTAACCAAGCGGTAGATAACAAGGGGCGCGCCATCCAGAGGGACACAAATAGTAGTAGTACGCCAAACACTTGGCGTACTTGCTTCATCCATGGACCCGCTTTGGGAATGGCATGTTGACCGAGTAAGCCAATCAGTAAGAGGGGGAAACCAACGCCTAATGCCATCACGTAAAGAGACAAACCACCTGTCCATAGATTGCCGGTTTTAGCGATAAACAACAGTGCAGCAGCTAATGCTGGTGTTGCACAAGGGCCGATGATGAGCGCGGAAAGTAAACCCATGACAAAGACACTGGTCATGTGCCCGCCGGGTAGTTTGTTGGCAAGATTGGTAAACCGGGTTTGGAAGCCGCTTGGTAGTTGAATTTCAAATAGCCCAAACATCGCCACGGCAAAAATCACCATCAGCCCGGCAAAACTACCAATTACCCAAGGGTTTTGCAGCCATAGCGTAAGTTGTAAACCAAGTGATGCGGCAATAAGTCCTGCGACGGTATAGCTGAGTGCTAAACCTTGGACATAACTTAGGCTAAGTAAAAAGCTTCTAGCCCGGTGCCCTGCTTGTGCTTTTGGGTCGCCGGCAATTAAGGCTGAAATAATCGGGATGAGCGGGTACATGCACATCGTACCGGCCATTAATAAGCCTGCAAGGAAGAAGCCGCCTAGGGTGAAGGCAATGGGCTGAGAAAATGCAGAAAACGCCGCGGAGTCTGCGGCGTTTGTTTGTGAAAATAGGTTTTTCCAACTAGAGGAATTGCTGGACTTAGGGGGCGATGGGTTTTCGATGGTGCCATCTGGCTTTAACTTAAAGACATGTGTTTCGGGCGGAAAACAGACTTTAAACTTTTCCGAGCAACCTTGAGATTGAATGCTGAGTGAAGCTATTTTATTTGGCTTTGGGATCGGGAGTTGAATATCAAATCCCTTATGGAAGACCAGTACATTGCCAAATACTGGATCATTTTTTAGATCACCATTGGGTACTTGGACATTGGCAATCGCTTGGCCATCAAGCAAAAATTTGAAACGATCTTTGTAAAGGTAATATCCGCTGGTGACTTCATAGCGAACAATAATATTGCCTGGCGCACCGGTTCTGGCGGTTGGTACAAAGGCTTCTCTTGCGCGAATCAGTGATTCTGCAAAGCTAGCGGTACTGATTAACAGCAGTACAAAGACAAAAAAAGATCGTAACAAGCGATTCATGATGAACATTCAAATTAAGCGTGAGCGCTAACTACGTATTAGCCACGCTATTTTCTACCCACTGACAATAGGCTGGCAAGCCATCACTCGTAGAGACCGCTAATATTTCAGGAAGTTCATAGGGGTGAAGTTCGATGATCTTTGCTTGTAATGCGGGGTAACGATCCATCGATGTTTTCATGAGAACGGGAATTTCTTTTGCAGATTCTAGTCTACCTTCCCACTCATAATACGAAGTGACGGGGGCAAAGCAGTTGATGCAGGCCACCAGTTTTTCTTTTAGCAGGGTATGAGCGAGGCTGGTAAGATCATAGTCTTCCGGCCAGTTGGTCCACACCATATAGATTTGATTAGAGTTTGTCATGATGCGATTCCTCTTGTTGTTGATGCTGTCGATTCCCTTGCTTGAACTGGCCAGTTTGTTTTGGCTAGCGCATGAAATAGGCATGTGGACGTGGCTTTACTTATTATGCACCACCGCAATTGGGGTCGTCTTACTAAAGAGTCTACGTTTGACGGTGATGGTTGGCATGTTGCAGTCTGCGAAAAGCGGTCAATCACCGATGGGCGCGTTGTTTTACACAGCGAGACAAGCGATTGCCGGTGTCCTGTTTCTGATTCCTGGTGTGTTTACAGATATTTTAGCTGTATTGCTACTGTTGCCTTGGCCTGCGTCTTGGTTTCCTAAAGCGGCAGCAATGCATACATCTGGGCAAGGTTTTCATCACGCGCCAGAAGAGCAAAACGTGATGGATGGTGAGTTTACTAGAGTAAATGAAGAGGTGATTCATTTGCCGCGTGATTCGCAAGATGGCCGTCATCAACGCTAAGCAGAATACTTAATCGGGTGGCGTTAGCAGCACGTTTTCGATGGCTTCTACAGATAGACCGATGATTTGAACGCGTTTATTTCGGTTTGTCTCGCCACTCAGTAACGTAATGGCTTGTTTAGGAATCGCTAGTTTCTCAGACAAAAAGCGAATCAATGCCTGATTCGCTTTCCCTTCTACAGGTGGGGCGGCTAAGCGGATTTTTAATGCTTCGCCGTGCTCCCCACTAATCTCTGAAGATTTGGCACCGGGTTGTATATAGAGCGTCAACACGATCGTTTGATCGCCCTTTTGCTGGCACCAAGCCGCCATTACCACACGCCAGGTAATAGTAATTGATGAAGTGATACCTCTAAAGAGGGAATCACAAAGTACAGTACGACCTGCAAGATCAGAATTAAGACTAGCGGCGCTAAATCAAAACCGCTAACCGGTGGAATGATGCGTTGAATCGGCGCCAAAAGTGGACGAACAATCGCATACAACACACTAGATAGCGGGTGCCCTGGCTGTGTCCAAGACAAGATCGCAATCATAAAGGTGGAGCCAATCCACAAATACAATAGTAACTGTAAAGAAAACACTAAGCCCGCCAAAAACGAGACGGGGATGATTTGTGGGGATAGCCAACCCAAGCCACCATGCAAAGTCAGCGCAATGAATAACTCCAAGGCTTTTAGTAGCCAACTACCTAAAAACACCAGAAGAAGCGTCGCAATATCATAGCCTTTGATGCCAGGAATGATTTTGCGAGCAGGAATCACAGCCCAATTCGTGAACTTGATGGTGAACTGCGCCAATGGATTACTAAACGGCGCTCTCACTACCTGCAAGATAAAGCGAGTCAGTAGGGTGAGTAAAAAGAATCCACCAATTGCATCTAAAATAAAGTTAATTGCATTTGCCACCGTGGCACTCCTTGTGTCGCCGGGTTAGTCTTCTTTCAAGATCCGATGATCCATCGCTTGCGCAGGCTGGGTTTGTTCACACACACCAACAATACGGGCGGGTACGCCGACCACCGTGACGTGCGAAGGGACGGGTTCGAGAACCACACTACCCGCGCCCACTTTTGCACCCGCACCAATTTCGATGTTGCCTAAAATTTTTGCGCCTGCGCCGATGAGCACCCCGCTACGGATTTTGGGATGGCGGTCGCCAGTTTCTTTACCGGTACCGCCTAGGGTAACTTCTTGTAAAATGGAGACATCATCGTCAATCACGACGGTTTCACCCACCACAAAGCCAGTGCCATGATCTAACAAGATCCCTTTACCAATATTGGCGGCGGGGTGAATATCCACAGCAAACACTTCTGAAATGCGGTTTTGTAGGTGCAGTGCGAGTGCTTCGCGCCCTTCTCTCCATAACCAATTTGCGACTCGGTAGCATTGAATGGCCTGATAGCCTTTGAAGTATAGCAGCGGCGTAGAATATGCTTTGCAAGCCGGATCACGATCTCTGACCGCTTGGATATCTGCTCTTGCCGAAATGGCAATTTGGGGATCCGCGTGTAATGCATCGTTGATCAGTTCCATTAATGCGCGTGCATCCATGGTTTGGCTGGCTAGTTTGCTAGACAAATGAAACGCCAACACATCATCAAATGATTTGTGACGCAACACAGTCATGTGCAAAAAAGAAGCCAGCATCGGTTCGCTAGCAGCAGAAGCGGTGACTTCGTCACGGATCGCTTGCCATAAAACATCTGGGCTATTTGTCATGATTGCTCGATTTCTATTCAGCTGCGGCTAATTCGTTACCAAGCTCAATGGCACGTGCCTCTGCACGTCGCGCTGCTTTGGTTACAATGGCCGCTAAATTATCTTCGGTGAGGCTAAGAATGCCTTGCTCGGTGGTCCCTTTTTTGGACGTGACGTTTGCCCTGAGTGTGGCAGGCGCTTCACCACTGGCGTCTAATAGGGCAATGGCGCCTTTAAAGGTTTGCGCCGCTAGTACATCTGCCATGTCTGCATCAAAGCCAAGCTCACGCGCTGCACTTGCCAGCGCTTCTACCATATAGAACACGTATGCAGGGCCGCTACCAGAAATAGCGGTGATCTTATCGATGCCCTCTTCGCTATTTACCCATACCGTTTTACCGACGGCAGCAAATAAGGTATCGACGACATTCTTTTCATCAGATGACACGCTATCTGTCGCAAATAAGCCGCTCATGCCTTGTAAGACTTGAGATGGGGTATTTGGCATGACGCGGACGATACGATTGTAATTGCCAAGCCAAGTGGCTAGCGAATCGGTACGAATACCCGCAGCAACGGACACAATCAGTTGTTGTTGAATCCATGGAGATAGTTGGGTGGCCAGCGCTTTTAGCTGTTGTGGCTTAATGGCCAATACCACGATATCAGAGGCGACATCCGCTTCACACAGCAAATTACTATACGTAATGCCGTATTCGGCCTTCATGCGTTCACATTTTTCAGGGTTGCGATCGACAACATGAATACTTAGATCACTACGACCTAAGGTTGCCAAACCAGCAATAATGGCACCAGCCATATTGCCACCACCAATAAATGTGATACGCATGACGTTACATCCTGTAGTTGGATAGAAAGGGGGGATATCCGCTAAATCAGGGTTGAATGGTTTATTTCAACCCTTGATAAACGGATTATACCCTGTAGTTCTATCTTAATTGGGATTGAACGTCGCTTAGTTCTTCTTGCAGTTTTACAGAGAGTTGCTTGGTGAGGTCTTCCGTCTTCTCATCAAAAGAATCTGGATTGGTGACACGGTAAGCTTTGGCCACAATTAAGGTATCGCTGCCTTTTGTTTGTGCCGTATAGGTGATACGTACTTCTTCTTTTGGTTTGCCAGATTGTTTTGGTAACGCAAGTGCCATCGTCAGTTGCGTTTTATTTCTGGTTTTCAGCTTCATGTTCTTTTTTGCTCGAACGGCTGCAAGTCGATCAAAAATCGTTTTAACAGAAACCTTACTAAACGCTGCCGAGACCTCTCCATTGATTGGTTTGGTCTGCGTCGTTTGCGTTGCTGTCGTATCTACCGGCTGTGACGGGGGAGTATTTTCGACGGGGGCATTGTTCTGCTTAATAGCATTACATCCCGTCAGTATGATCGCCCCAGCGACTAACGTGGCGGTCAATTTAAATAGTTTTGAATAACTCATCTGATTACATGTGGTTATGAATAATTGCGGCTACCAAAAATGGCGGTGCCAACACGAACAATGGTGGCCCCTTCTTCAATCGCGGCCGCCATATCGGAAGACATGCCCATCGACAACGTATCTACCGCTAATCCTTCAGACTGCATTTGTTGCAAGAGTTCCCTTAATGCGGCAAAGGGCGCTCTTTGCGCGTCATGCGTAGCTGCTGGTGCAGGAATACACATTAATCCACGCAGGATTAGATTGGGTAATTTAGTGATTTCACTTGCCAATGTCATGACTTCAGATGGCGTTATACCACTTTTTGATGCTTCACCGCTAATATTTACTTGCAAACAAATGTTGAGCGGTGGGAGATGGGCTGGGCGTTGATCGGATAATCGCTCGGCAATTTTTAACCTATCTACGCTATGCATCCAGTGTGCATGTTCAGCCACAATTTTGGTTTTATTACTTTGCAATGGGCCGATAAAGTGCCACTCTATCGGTAGGTGGGCTAACGCCGTACTTTTGGTCGCCAGTTCTTGTACATAGTTTTCTCCAAACGCACGCTGGCCAGCATCAAATGCGGCTTCTACAGCTTCGACTGGAAAGGTTTTACTGACGGCCAAGAGCAAGATATCGTGGCTACTTCTGCCACATTGATCAGCTACCTGAGAAATCTGCTTTTTTACGCCTTGCAAGGCTTCGTGGATTGCATTCATAATGGATATTTATCGCGGTGTAAGGCGCATGATGCCTTGTTTATCACTATAAACCAACGTTTAAAGGGGATTATAAATGGAAATCGCTGAACTATTGGCGTTTTCGGTAAAAAACAAGGCATCGGATTTGCACTTGTCGGCCGGTTTGCCACCGATGATTCGTGTACATGGTGATGTACGCCGAATCAACCTTCCTCCGCTAGACCACAAAGATGTGCATAACATGGTGTATGACATCATGAACGATGGTCAGCGCAAGATTTATGAAGAAAACCTAGAGTGTGATTTCTCCTTCGAGATCCCAAACTTAGCGCGCTTCCGTGTGAATGCCTTTGTGCAAAACCGTGGCGCGGGTGCGGTATTTCGTACCATTCCGTCTAAGGTGTTGACCTTAGAAGAATTGAACTGTCCAAAAATTTTCCAAGATATCTCTAACCAGCCGCGCGGTATTGTCTTAGTAACGGGGCCAACGGGCTCGGGTAAATCGACTACCTTGGCGGCGATGGTTAACTACATTAACGAAAATGACTATGGCCATATTCTGACGGTAGAAGACCCGATCGAATTTGTGCATGAATCGAAAAAATGTCTGATTAACCAACGTGAAGTGGGTCCGCATACCCTTTCGTTTAGTAATGCGTTGAAATCGGCTCTTCGTGAAGATCCGGATGTGATTCTGGTGGGTGAGATGCGAGACTTGGAGACCATCCGTTTAGCGCTAACCGCCGCAGAAACTGGTCACTTGGTGTTTGGTACCCTTCACACGAGCTCTGCCGCGAAAACGATTGACCGTATTGTGGACGTGTTCCCTGCGGCGGAAAAAGAAATGGTGCGTTCGATGTTGTCTGAGTCGATCCGGGCGGTGATTTCGCAAACGCTACTAAAAACCAAAGATGGTACGGGGCGCGTTGCAGCGCATGAAATCATGATTGGTACGCCTGCGATTCGTAACTTGATTCGTGAAAACAAAGTCGCGCAGATGTATTCGGCCATTCAGACCGGTCAGGGTTTAGGTATGCAGACGCTGGATCAGTGTTTGCAAGATTTGGTTCGTCGCAATCAAATTACCTCTGCAGAAGCGCGAATCAGAGCAATGAACAAAGATATGTTTAACTAAACCTATTCGACGATAGGACGAGTAATATGGCGAAATAGCATCCAGTGCTAACGCTGTATTACTTGTTGAGGAAAGCGCTAGTGAGTAGTTGCTTTTCAATGAAAAGATTATTTCCCCTATTTGCCATTTACTAGTTGGGCAGAGGGTTGGCAAGGAGTGAGCATGGAACGCGATCAGGCAACGAAATTTATGCATGACTTATTGCGCCTGATGGTGGCAAAGAATGCATCTGACTTGTTTATTACGGCAGATTTTCCGCCTGCGATTAAGCTAGACGGCAAACTGACACCGGTTTCCAACCAAGCCCTCTCTCAGCAGCACACCAAAGAGTTGGCGCGTGCGGTGATGAATGACCGCCAAGCTGAACAGTTTGAATCGACAAGTGAATGTAACTTTGCGATTAGCCCGCCGCAGATTGGGCGTTTCCGGGTGAATGCCTTTGTGCAACAAGGGCGTGTCGGTTTGGTTTTTCGGGTGATTAATACCGAAATCCCTTCTTTTGAATCCCTCACCTTGCCGCCAGTGCTAAAAGATGTGGCGCTAACCAAACGTGGCTTGGTCGTGTTCTGTGGCGGTACTGGCTCTGGTAAATCGACCTCTTTAGCAGCAATGATTGGCTTTAGAAATGAAAACTCATACGGCCACATTATTACGATTGAAGATCCGATTGAATTTGTGCATGAGCATCGCAATAGTATTGTGACGCAACGAGAAGTAGGCGTAGATACGGCCGATTGGGGGGCCGCTCTGAAAAATACGCTGCGTCAGGCTCCTGATGTGATTCTGATTGGTGAGATTCGTGACCGGGAAACCATGGATTACGCCATCTCATTTGCGGAAACTGGCCACCTTTGCATGGCGACATTACATGCGAACTCGGCCAACCAAGCGCTCGATCGTATTATTAACTTCTTCCCAGAAGAGCGTCGTCATCAATTACTGATGGACTTGTCTTTGAACTTAAAAGCGTTCGTCTCCCAGCGATTGTTACCGGTAAAAGGCGCAAAAGGTCGCGTCCCTGCGGTGGAGATTATGCTGAACTCTCCGCTGATTGCCGATTTGATCTTCAAGGGCGAAGTGCATCAGATTAAAGAATTGATGGCGAAGAGTAATGAACTAGGGATGCAGACATTTGACCAAGCGCTGTTTAATCTTTACGAAGCCGGTATGATTACCTATGAAGATGCGCTACGAAATGCGGATTCGGTAAACGATTTGCGTCTACGGATTAAACTGCATGGCCAAGAAGCCAAAACACGCGATGTGCTCTCTGGCTTGGATCATTTGGATATTGTGTAAGTAAGCCAAGTGAGTTGATCATCAAAGCCTGCCGGTTGGCAGGCTTTGTGTTTTCTGGGGATAAGATGAAGCGAGCAGACAGGCTACTGCAAATACTTTTACTACTGCGCGCAAGGCGTTGTACAACCGCAGTGCAATTGGCTGAGTGGCTGGAAGTCTCTGAGCGGACGATTTACCGCGATATTCAAGATTTACAGGCGTCTGGCTCGCCAATTGATGGTGAGGCGGGGATTGGCTATCGCCTTAAGAAAACGGGTGATATTCCGCCGCTACTTTTTAATCCGGATGAAATCAAAGCATTGTTATTAGGCGCAAGGATGGTCTCGGCTTGGGCAGATACGGGGATTCGGCAATCGGCGCGGGCAGCGATAACGAAGTTAGATGCCGTACTACCGACTGAATTAAAACAACAGATCGCTGAGCATCCCGTATATGTGCCTAGTATTCATCCGTATCCGGTTGAACGCTTACAACCGATTCGGGAAGCAATTGCCGCTTCACAGAAACTATTTATTGCTTACCAAAAGGAAGATGGCACCGCGAGCGAACGAATCGTCTGGCCGCTGGGCTTATTCTTTTGGGGGGATCGTTGGACGCTGATCGCTTGGTGTGAAGAGAGGGATGATTTTCGACATTTTAGACTCGACCGAATGCAGTCTTTTGCTGTTCAGTCCGAGGTTTTTCAGTTGTCTGAAGGTCAAACCTTACAAGATTTTTTTCACCGAGAAGGTGTTCGCCTTCCCGGTGTATAATCCGTAATGATTAAACCGTTGCCCACACTGGCGCATGGTCGCTTGGGCGTTCCCATTTACGGGGTTCTTTATCGATTTCACATGCTGTTAAGCTAGCCAGTAGCGGTGCGCTGAGCAGAATATGATCAATACGCATACCTAAATTACGACGGAAACCTTGCATACGGTAATCCCACCAACTAAACATTTTTTCTGCATCTGGATATTTCACGCGGTAGGCATCCGTTAGGCCTAAACCAATGAGCTTAAAAAATGCTTCGCGTTCTGGCGGGCTGACTAGGTTTTGGCCTTCCCACGCTTTGGGATCGTGCACATCAATATCATACGGGGCAATGTTAAAGTCGCCCATTAACGCTAATGAAGGATGTTTTTCCATTTCGCCAGCCAACCATTCTGTGAGGGCGGTAAGCCAAGCGAGTTTGTACGGGTATTTTTCAGAATCTAAACTTTGCCCATTTGGGAAATAGCCGCCCACAATTCGTACGCCATTAATGGTGGCGGCAATTAGACGCTTTTGCTCATCTTCAAAATTCGGCAGGTTATACACCACGTCTTCAATTGGGTGTTTGGAAATAATCGCGACGCCGTTATAGGTTTTTTGCCCCATAAATGCCACTTGGTAACCGGCTGCTTCAATGGCTTCTTTTGGGAACTTTTTATCTTCCAATTTTA contains:
- the proC gene encoding pyrroline-5-carboxylate reductase, with amino-acid sequence MRITFIGGGNMAGAIIAGLATLGRSDLSIHVVDRNPEKCERMKAEYGITYSNLLCEADVASDIVVLAIKPQQLKALATQLSPWIQQQLIVSVAAGIRTDSLATWLGNYNRIVRVMPNTPSQVLQGMSGLFATDSVSSDEKNVVDTLFAAVGKTVWVNSEEGIDKITAISGSGPAYVFYMVEALASAARELGFDADMADVLAAQTFKGAIALLDASGEAPATLRANVTSKKGTTEQGILSLTEDNLAAIVTKAARRAEARAIELGNELAAAE
- a CDS encoding TlpA disulfide reductase family protein, which produces MASRNRSFIATAILAILLLAGGAGYFLLSSHSPTAKTPKGVPAEVLWQQQLPDLDGKLRKLSDWRGNKVVVVNFWASWCPPCQQELPGFVHLQQQFADKDVQFIGIALDNANNVNLFMQHTPINFPVLLAEAQGASMMASLGNEAGALPYTLVLNSAGNIQHLQLGMLSEDKLLPILQQMVGDQ
- a CDS encoding YggS family pyridoxal phosphate-dependent enzyme, with the protein product MNAIHEALQGVKKQISQVADQCGRSSHDILLLAVSKTFPVEAVEAAFDAGQRAFGENYVQELATKSTALAHLPIEWHFIGPLQSNKTKIVAEHAHWMHSVDRLKIAERLSDQRPAHLPPLNICLQVNISGEASKSGITPSEVMTLASEITKLPNLILRGLMCIPAPAATHDAQRAPFAALRELLQQMQSEGLAVDTLSMGMSSDMAAAIEEGATIVRVGTAIFGSRNYS
- the xth gene encoding exodeoxyribonuclease III, with the translated sequence MKIATWNVNSLNVRLPHVLDWLASAAPDVLCLQELKLEDKKFPKEAIEAAGYQVAFMGQKTYNGVAIISKHPIEDVVYNLPNFEDEQKRLIAATINGVRIVGGYFPNGQSLDSEKYPYKLAWLTALTEWLAGEMEKHPSLALMGDFNIAPYDIDVHDPKAWEGQNLVSPPEREAFFKLIGLGLTDAYRVKYPDAEKMFSWWDYRMQGFRRNLGMRIDHILLSAPLLASLTACEIDKEPRKWERPSDHAPVWATV
- a CDS encoding PilT/PilU family type 4a pilus ATPase; translation: MERDQATKFMHDLLRLMVAKNASDLFITADFPPAIKLDGKLTPVSNQALSQQHTKELARAVMNDRQAEQFESTSECNFAISPPQIGRFRVNAFVQQGRVGLVFRVINTEIPSFESLTLPPVLKDVALTKRGLVVFCGGTGSGKSTSLAAMIGFRNENSYGHIITIEDPIEFVHEHRNSIVTQREVGVDTADWGAALKNTLRQAPDVILIGEIRDRETMDYAISFAETGHLCMATLHANSANQALDRIINFFPEERRHQLLMDLSLNLKAFVSQRLLPVKGAKGRVPAVEIMLNSPLIADLIFKGEVHQIKELMAKSNELGMQTFDQALFNLYEAGMITYEDALRNADSVNDLRLRIKLHGQEAKTRDVLSGLDHLDIV
- a CDS encoding YggT family protein, coding for MANAINFILDAIGGFFLLTLLTRFILQVVRAPFSNPLAQFTIKFTNWAVIPARKIIPGIKGYDIATLLLVFLGSWLLKALELFIALTLHGGLGWLSPQIIPVSFLAGLVFSLQLLLYLWIGSTFMIAILSWTQPGHPLSSVLYAIVRPLLAPIQRIIPPVSGFDLAPLVLILILQVVLYFVIPSLEVSLHQLLLPGVW
- a CDS encoding DUF167 domain-containing protein; this encodes MAAWCQQKGDQTIVLTLYIQPGAKSSEISGEHGEALKIRLAAPPVEGKANQALIRFLSEKLAIPKQAITLLSGETNRNKRVQIIGLSVEAIENVLLTPPD
- a CDS encoding type IV pilus twitching motility protein PilT, translated to MEIAELLAFSVKNKASDLHLSAGLPPMIRVHGDVRRINLPPLDHKDVHNMVYDIMNDGQRKIYEENLECDFSFEIPNLARFRVNAFVQNRGAGAVFRTIPSKVLTLEELNCPKIFQDISNQPRGIVLVTGPTGSGKSTTLAAMVNYINENDYGHILTVEDPIEFVHESKKCLINQREVGPHTLSFSNALKSALREDPDVILVGEMRDLETIRLALTAAETGHLVFGTLHTSSAAKTIDRIVDVFPAAEKEMVRSMLSESIRAVISQTLLKTKDGTGRVAAHEIMIGTPAIRNLIRENKVAQMYSAIQTGQGLGMQTLDQCLQDLVRRNQITSAEARIRAMNKDMFN
- the cysE gene encoding serine O-acetyltransferase, which produces MTNSPDVLWQAIRDEVTASAASEPMLASFLHMTVLRHKSFDDVLAFHLSSKLASQTMDARALMELINDALHADPQIAISARADIQAVRDRDPACKAYSTPLLYFKGYQAIQCYRVANWLWREGREALALHLQNRISEVFAVDIHPAANIGKGILLDHGTGFVVGETVVIDDDVSILQEVTLGGTGKETGDRHPKIRSGVLIGAGAKILGNIEIGAGAKVGAGSVVLEPVPSHVTVVGVPARIVGVCEQTQPAQAMDHRILKED
- a CDS encoding helix-turn-helix transcriptional regulator, with protein sequence MKRADRLLQILLLLRARRCTTAVQLAEWLEVSERTIYRDIQDLQASGSPIDGEAGIGYRLKKTGDIPPLLFNPDEIKALLLGARMVSAWADTGIRQSARAAITKLDAVLPTELKQQIAEHPVYVPSIHPYPVERLQPIREAIAASQKLFIAYQKEDGTASERIVWPLGLFFWGDRWTLIAWCEERDDFRHFRLDRMQSFAVQSEVFQLSEGQTLQDFFHREGVRLPGV
- the cutA gene encoding divalent-cation tolerance protein CutA codes for the protein MTNSNQIYMVWTNWPEDYDLTSLAHTLLKEKLVACINCFAPVTSYYEWEGRLESAKEIPVLMKTSMDRYPALQAKIIELHPYELPEILAVSTSDGLPAYCQWVENSVANT
- a CDS encoding FxsA family protein, which encodes MMRFLLLLMLSIPLLELASLFWLAHEIGMWTWLYLLCTTAIGVVLLKSLRLTVMVGMLQSAKSGQSPMGALFYTARQAIAGVLFLIPGVFTDILAVLLLLPWPASWFPKAAAMHTSGQGFHHAPEEQNVMDGEFTRVNEEVIHLPRDSQDGRHQR
- the dsbD gene encoding protein-disulfide reductase DsbD, with the translated sequence MNRLLRSFFVFVLLLISTASFAESLIRAREAFVPTARTGAPGNIIVRYEVTSGYYLYKDRFKFLLDGQAIANVQVPNGDLKNDPVFGNVLVFHKGFDIQLPIPKPNKIASLSIQSQGCSEKFKVCFPPETHVFKLKPDGTIENPSPPKSSNSSSWKNLFSQTNAADSAAFSAFSQPIAFTLGGFFLAGLLMAGTMCMYPLIPIISALIAGDPKAQAGHRARSFLLSLSYVQGLALSYTVAGLIAASLGLQLTLWLQNPWVIGSFAGLMVIFAVAMFGLFEIQLPSGFQTRFTNLANKLPGGHMTSVFVMGLLSALIIGPCATPALAAALLFIAKTGNLWTGGLSLYVMALGVGFPLLLIGLLGQHAIPKAGPWMKQVRQVFGVLLLFVSLWMARPLLSTAWLMGLLGALLILSAVFLSALDTLPSKTSMVRKVWKGVGVILLIAGAAYLVGAFAGSNNFSKPLAGLAGTTDSVNSSVNDKLNFQPVRSVAELKAAITNAKGKTVLLDFYADWCVSCIEMEREVFSQVKVKQGLANTVLLRADVTNNTEGDRALLAAFDLFGPPGIILFNKAGMPSTTPIIGYIEAEGLLNAVAEANR